From the genome of Watersipora subatra chromosome 9, tzWatSuba1.1, whole genome shotgun sequence:
TAATGGACTATCACATAACTACGTATATCAGTAGCTGTAAGCCGGTGTTCAACAAGAGGGCTAAGAAAGTGCAACTAGAGAAGAAACCCTAGTAAGAGGgagaacaaagagcacagagcaaGGAACTACGAGCTACAAAGCCCACAACTACGAGCTACAAAGCCCACAACTATGTGACTGAAAATTACATTGCTAATCACCATTAGGAACAGAGTGGTGACATTAACCTACCTTTGTGCAgctttgtgtatacatatatatcttaacattcttacatttacaagtgtactgtttgagtatttattatttgtaactcatttcagcattacgcttgattgtagtgaattgtatTCAATTGTTCTATCTTTTCAtgcttatagagcttgtgtAAATAAAGAGCCATTATTCAGCAGACGccttgcttgtaaaaattatagttGTGTATAAGCGCTATTACTTATTCGGTGTAAAACAAAttgtacgcagaacccacttgcaagcggctagtcagcgctgactttcACAAGATTTACATTTAACATAGTTTTAAGAGTTCTTAGTTCTAGAGTGCAAGAATTGCTGCATAAAATGCGAAAGAAGTGAGAATAGTTCGTTTTACTCGTTGGAATTCCCACTAGTCGAGGAACAATGACTCCTCTCCTAACGAAAGTGctccatatttatatatatatatttttttttttcgTTTATCATGGAACCAGTTCCATTATAATGGAACTGGTAAGAAACCATATAAGAAAAACTATTAATAGGATCGCTACCATGTTGGCTTAGTTACTGCCCAACTATAAACGTTAGAAAGCATTAGCGATATAAAGACAGgcacaatatgcaaaatatataagaGTAATTATATGCGGATATATAGAGATTTGATGTCAGAAAAAGGTTTGTGGCTCGGCGTCTGCCACACACGACACCTACTAATCATTTTCTAAAGTTGCCTTGGCTCACAAATCTTGTCAACTGCACTCAAAGAACTCCCTTCCTCTAAGAAAGCAATCAGCAaagtattttagtaaatttgatCTCCCTGAATACATGTATTGTTCAAAACCATGTTCTTTGATTAGAAAAGCAAGTTTCTATTGATCACCtttttattataacatatcTAACTGTCACAAGAGAGTTTCGCAAATGATGATAGCATGTTGTGCACACATGTATCACTCGTGGTTTTCTTGGCATAAAAAGTTGTTATTCCTTGTTACATTTAGTTACTAAATACTTCAGCATATATGTTTAATATGAGACATATTAAAGTTTGagcaaaatatttcatttgGCGAAAAAACTTTTATCAATGTACTTCTAAAGTTGATCAAAACATCAcagttttaaaaacatatatCTAAGGtgttttttacatagtttttagGGATTAGTGTCTGGATACGATTAAACAGTGTTTCATACATGGCTTTTAAAGTTATGGAATCTAAAAAAAACTAGTACAATTGGTAGATATTGTGTTATTGTGAATGATTTCTGAACGCTGACGAGACATgccaactttattgatgcccagATCAAAACTGAACAGCAATCTTTGTTCTACAGTCAAAAGTATTCTTAAAGCAAACTTGGAGCTAAAAGCTATTGGTGTAATTGTGGAAATAATACAACAAGAAAAGTAAAAATGAGAAATAAATTTTACTCTCATAATTAAAACAAGAAACTACGCAAAAATACCAGTAAGGACCTTTACATCATTTcatcataaaattttttaatagttaTGATGAAGAGGAGAATGAAAGTGACGCAAAGAAAAAATATCTTGAAgtatacagactatacatactgTTCAAAGTTAACAGGCAATAAATACTAAATAGCAAAATAAGTTGTATTAATTTAGAGTTTACATAGGTTGAGTTAGACTCGTGCCATATCTCTATCACTACCTATCCTATCAGCTGACTGTATAGCCTTAGCTACGCTGTCGCTCACTCGACTTTAATGTAAATATGCTGTGATAATACAAGCATCTTTTTATTGATTACTTACTAGCAATAAGTCTGATGATGCCAGGGActtatttcattttcaatcaaatAGTCGACAGGTGGCTAAACAGATATTGTTCTTAGGaaccaaatagtttttaaaataaaatattattaactacctgaTGCAAGGCATGGAGCATATGCGTGGGAATCTTAGATGAAATCAGACAGAATTTTGTGGAAGTGCGATTACTCAGACCGACAGACAATCATAGATTAGAATTTTAGgcatagtttaatttttaaaatctgtATTGTTATCCTAAATAGggtttagtgtatttagtaaaCTCTGATGTTACACTCTTGCTTGAAACCACCTCACTGTAGAAATAATTTAGGAAGTAATCAACATGCTTCTTAAAAGATTACATTGTGCAGGTCTCGAACTCATATCACTTCGTACTGTAGTCTTACGCTCTATCACCTGCACCAATCAGTTACCTTCCAACATTGTGCAATAATCTTTAGTATAATCAGAACAGTGATCTGCCACATTAAAAAATTCTCGTGTGAGGAAAGAGTTATAATAACAAACTGCCAGAGATTCATGTGCTACCTACAGCTTATTTAATGTTAAAAAGTGGGCCCATTTAAAGCACCGGTAGGCTCAATTGACAATCTTGCAACTTGTATTTCCCTATAAATGAACCACGATCTATCTGATTAAAAGCTCACAAATGTGTCTTTGcatgcattaaggacaattgCCGATGCGTTGTAGAGTTTTGCGtcgaaaataataaaattccaAGGAATGTCGAGCTTACAGCTAGTGCTATATATAATTACCTGAAGTATTTCTAATTAGATATCGAGTAAAGCtgtgaaataaattaaatgaaATACAATCACCTCTCATATTAGCTTCGCCATTCAACTGTTTTGCTATGGACAAGCCGGTGttggcagtcatattatattgCACGCCACCCTGACCTTCACATTAGAAACATTCCAATAAACAACAAAACCTCATAAAAATTTGAACGAGGAAGAGAGACAGTGTTAATTTGGATAGTTAAGATTTGGTGATTAGACAGTCAAATGAACCAATTAAAAATGCCTAGAGTTGCTTCTAGAACATTCTCAAAGTAGGTATTGCTtgttatctatatatctatactagtaccctgcaggtcggtgtgctgtgagagattatcaggtgtaataattatgtgtacAATCATTCAAAAATGTGTAATGGTGGTTGATTTGACATGCGTCGTCTTGACTTACCAGTTTCAGCTTTTTCGCAGTCTCCATGAGATAAAACTATGACAGATTTGGCCGAGGAATTCATAAAGTTGACTGCTTTATGAATTAGTATTCTAAATTAGCCAAAAAAGAATACATCTAGAAAAGATAAACCTATTCCTGTCACTTACCACTATGTTGTTGATGCACTTGAAAGACTCGAACACATCTAAAAAAGATAGATCTATTCCTGTCACTAACCACTATGTTGTTAATGCAATTGAAGGACTCGAATACATCTAGAAAAGAAAGATATATTCCTGTCACTTACCACTATGTTTTTGATACACTTGAAAGGCTCGAATACATCTAGAAAAGATAGATCTATTCCTGTCACTTACCACTATGTTGTTAATGCAATTGAAGGACTCGAATACATCTAGAAAAGATAGATCTATTCCTGTCACTTACCACTATGTTTTTGATACACTTGAAAGGCTCGAATACATCTAGAAAAGATAGATCTATTCCTGTCACTTACCACTATGTTGTTGATGCACTTGAAAGACTCGAATACATCTAGAAAAGATAGATCTATTCTTGTCACTTACCACAATGTTGTTGATGCACTTGAAAGACTCGAATACATCTAGAAAAGAAAGATCTATTCCTGTCACTTACCATTGTATTGTTGATGCACTTGAAAGAGTCAAATACATCTAGAAAAGATAGATATATTCTTGTCACTTACCATTGTATTGTTGCTGCACTTGAAAGACTCGAGGAGCCAGCGATGAATAGAAAGAGTGATTATCAGTTTTACTCGGGCATTAGCCCAGCTGCCCTTATCATAGAACAAACAATGCTATGAAGTTCTACTGATATCCTGTGTGATCGCAGACTTTCTTTTTAAGGAAAACTTTATGAGGCGCAGATAACGGGTAATGTGTCAAAGTGTATCACTAAAGTGACAGCAGCCAGCTTGCAAAGCAAATAGACGGTCTGTTGCATGTTCGCATTGTTGATTTTACTTTACGCTGGAAATTGAAGAAATATATTGATGATAGAATTTGAAATTTTAGCTAATagttaataaaaatgtattctATTAAAGTTTATTTGCAGTTTTTTGAGATATCTAGTAAATACAACAATTACATTTACAGCACTTGTATCATTTTATGAATATTTGTTGATGAGTATTTGTATAAATTCATTACTAATTTCGTGAAACAAAGATTTCTAAAGATGATGCCTAAATTTCATGATGTCAAAAGTTTTGTCAATTCACCAGTACTATTTGTAAATGTAACTAGCCTGATATAAAACAGAGTGTGCTCGAGTTATTACTCATAATAAATGCACCCATACGGATGTGAGCCCATTGAAAACATGTGTTACAACTCAAGGCTTTATACATTTCTTTATCTAATATACGTATATAAGCTTCcataatttacaaatattctagAAGTTTATGGAATACTATCTCATCATTAACTTTAAAAAGTATTTCAAATGCGTCTCTGCAGCCGGTTTGGGTTTTTTAAAAGTCGAGTTATTTTCTTTAGCCACACAGGAACCAAAAACTTCACTAGTTGTAAacaatgtcagagttatcttctttttaTAATTTGCGCATTTTTGCACGAGTAGACGTGATGCATTTTTATCCTTTATTCTCTATCAACTATTGGCGTAGCGCTTGTATTTGAGCCAATCGAATTGCTACTTGTGTTGCTAGGTGATTACAGATGAACGACTCGCAAGTGTATAACAAGCTTCGTAGTAACTCTCATAGTGACATTTCCTTCGTGTAAAGATGGGACAAGATTATTATTTAGTACTAGCGTTAACTAGAAGCGCTGACGACGCTGCTATCAAAAAAGCGTAAGCAAAAACTTGGTTTGTAATAACTAGTGTAATGcttaatattagttttacatTTATGTAGTTGAGATATTACTTCGTAGTTTTCCGCTACTAGTCAAACTACAAGCCAGTTTGTGTTAATATGCATGATGGCTCACTTATGTGTGAGTATAACATTGTTAATGttgcaattttattaaaatgttaaacGTACATTTGCTTCATCAACTGCTAACACCGGATCATAAAAAAGACCTAAACAGTATAATGCCATGCCTAGTCGATGTGTGATCTCCTACTGCTAACTATGCAAACCGCTTTCCGTGAAGTAGTCCAAAAAGTACTGCAAGATAGTTATCAAATATTGTAGCTACAGAAAACTTGCATTAAAGCACCATCCTGAAAAAAATCCTGGAGACCAGAGCAGTGGAGAAAGATTTAAACACATAGCAGAAGCCTATGATGTTTTGAGTGATCCTAGAAAAAGAGCTGTATATGACCAGTTTGGAGAAGAAGGCTTGAAAGGTAAGGCAACATGACTGTCTCGGTTTAATTGTGGCTTGCTTGTCAAATATTGTATCAAAATTCTACACAGCACTGTAATCAAACCACTTAAAAAATACACACTGCAGATCCTTCGCAAATGAAGTAAAACGGACGCTTCCTCTACCTATTTATAGTTCTTTTTAGTATAAAAACTTGCTGTGCTTTTACTTGCAAGACTTTTTGCAGGTGGTGTTCCAGAAAGTAGCGTAGAAGCTGGGGCTTGGACTCATGGCTACACATTTCATGGCGATGCAGAAAAAATATTCCGAGAATTCTTTGGCGGAAGCAATCCGTTTCAAGGTAAGATTTATGTTGTTaacattttatgtgttttgaaTTAATGTAAAAACGTTTTGAGTTTTTATATCATGACAACATGTGCTTTTTGTTCAGAGAATATTTAACTCTCGTGACTGTAACCATAACATTCTTGCTTGTTTCTTTTGGCACAAAACATGTACACAAGTTCCTAAATTAGATGAGCTATTTGACAACGACATGGATGAGCATCTTTATACAATATTTGGGTCTGTGCTGTAGAATTTTACGACAGAGTTGATGGAGACATGAGCATGGGATTTGGAGGCCTGTATGGACGAGGGCGCAAAAAGCAAGACCAGGCTATTGAAAGAGACTTGGCGCTTGCCTTAGAAGAGGTTTTTCATGGATGCACTAAAAAGATGAAGGTACATGAGAAAGGCTTCTGTATACATACCAGTATTAAAAATGACATGCTCACAGTGTGTAGATAAATTGATAGGGCAATCTTGAGAATTTTTCAATTAGGAGAACAGAAATTGTTTAGATTTCTAACCTTATTTAGATtgaaaaatgagtttttgttcATCATTATAGTCAACAAGTTGTTTAACTTCTGTTTTAAAActgttattttttaattttcattcaaatttaaaactatcatCTTCTCAgtaatttcaatttcaatattTCTCATTGAAAAATCAATGAGAAATATACTAATTGATCAAAGAAATAAGTTTTCCTTAAATATAATTTTGATTGCAGTAATAGAAAATCCAGTGTTAATGTTGCAATTGTATATTATGGCAGTTACATGAGGCAAAACCAAACCTAATGTAGTTAAAACAATCTTACCACATTTGACCACAACCTAGATTTTTACCAAACCTtgaatataaacaatataacatgTATTAATTGCAATTTATTTTGATGCAAAATGAAACATCGACCAAAGGTTTTTAAACATAATAGGTTTTGGTATTCAGACAGACAAGCATATATGATTTCTTTTAGATTTCAAGGCGTGTGATGAATGAAGATGGCCACACCTCTAGTATCAGAGACAAAATACTAACTATCACTGTGAAGAAAGGCTGGAAACCTGGAACAAGGATAACGTTCCCTGAAGAGGGTGACCAAGGGCCCAACAATGTTCCAGGTGCTTATACTTGAGCCAAAATGAGTTTATAGTAAGAATATAAGATTGTTTCGACAGCTTTTATGTATTTGGTATATCGATGTTATAAGTCTTTTAGTTGAACGATGAACTCAGACACTGTTGGTTTTCAATTTATGTGAATTTAATTGGCAACGTCACAAGTTTTTGGAGTTGTTGTCTCTTAATTGCAGTAAGTCTGGCCCATCATCGAATTTACGCTTTACATAGAATATTACTAATAAATAATCTATATTATCTTGCTAAATATGTATCTTGTTAAACACCACCAATTGATCTTGGAGTTGTCATTTCGTAATTAGGACAAGTTTGGCACATCATAAAATGTACACgttacttgaaatattattaatagaaaGTTACATTATCTTACTAAATATGTAGCAAAATAAATACCATTGCATTGCATACAACATGCAATTTTAAGCATTCCTTCATATTCTGCTAAAGAACATTCTAGAAAGCTATAGACTGGACAGCAACCGTTGATGAGTTACTTGTTTATTACAGCCGACATCGTGTTTATTGTCAAAGACAAGTCACACCCACGATTCAGAAGAGAAGGTATAGATCTGATATACACAGCAAAGATTCCTTTAGGAAAGGCTCTAACAGGATGCATGGTAGAAGTACTCACCTtagacgacagaatcataaacaTACCCATCAATGATATTGTTCAGTGAGTTACAAGTT
Proteins encoded in this window:
- the LOC137403705 gene encoding dnaJ homolog subfamily B member 13-like, with the translated sequence MGQDYYLVLALTRSADDAAIKKAYRKLALKHHPEKNPGDQSSGERFKHIAEAYDVLSDPRKRAVYDQFGEEGLKGGVPESSVEAGAWTHGYTFHGDAEKIFREFFGGSNPFQEFYDRVDGDMSMGFGGLYGRGRKKQDQAIERDLALALEEVFHGCTKKMKISRRVMNEDGHTSSIRDKILTITVKKGWKPGTRITFPEEGDQGPNNVPADIVFIVKDKSHPRFRREGIDLIYTAKIPLGKALTGCMVEVLTLDDRIINIPINDIVHPGYTKEVAGEGMPVSGEPGIRGNLIIEFDIQFPQIMTPEKKHLIRRALL